In Silvanigrella paludirubra, one DNA window encodes the following:
- a CDS encoding methyl-accepting chemotaxis protein, giving the protein MISRLSIKQKMIFWNILLVIIFTLTLIYLGNESMDRLMEEKKTQIRNLTDSAAGIVYRYINLEKDGKISHEEAVDGIKIAINAARYDGDNYFFIGDHERKQIVNPKRPKDDNVIQNSTQYKKFVEILERNKGPDYLTYFTTKPGTTDEFPKLTYLKPIPEWKWYIGTGIYIDDLDRQKRKNIYVEGSICIFLSIFLISGGLILANYIAVPLSKLTNLLKTSSKNMEEKCDYLTKMSENVGSSSKSQANSIQETAAAIEEVTSMIARTSTLTNNSENLSKTISEQTVAGNEAVKEMVASMAAIQEASQKLSEIEEIIIQIENKAMVINDIVSKTELLSLNASIESARAGEYGKGFAVVAEEVGNLAKTSGKSSNEIRELLDKSRVNVKNILELTVSRVSEGQNKTHEVSNIFSKIITDVNEIQTQMTQITEATKEQEIGVKHISNAMSKIDVSAIKNLESAEKSIEASKDILDISKDLKEITFKTENIVYGVKIA; this is encoded by the coding sequence ATGATTTCAAGACTTAGTATTAAACAAAAAATGATTTTTTGGAATATATTATTAGTCATTATATTTACGTTAACATTGATCTATCTTGGAAATGAATCTATGGATAGATTAATGGAAGAAAAAAAAACACAAATAAGAAATTTAACAGACTCTGCTGCTGGCATTGTTTATAGATATATAAATCTTGAAAAAGATGGAAAAATATCACACGAAGAAGCTGTCGATGGAATTAAGATAGCAATAAACGCTGCTCGTTATGATGGTGATAATTACTTTTTTATTGGTGACCATGAAAGAAAACAAATTGTAAACCCTAAGCGCCCTAAAGATGACAATGTCATTCAAAATTCAACACAATATAAAAAGTTTGTTGAAATATTAGAAAGAAACAAAGGGCCAGATTATTTAACCTATTTTACAACAAAACCAGGAACTACAGATGAATTTCCTAAGTTAACTTATTTAAAACCTATACCTGAATGGAAATGGTATATAGGCACTGGAATTTATATTGATGACCTTGATAGGCAAAAACGAAAAAATATTTATGTAGAAGGTAGTATTTGTATTTTTTTAAGTATTTTTCTAATTTCTGGCGGCCTTATTTTAGCAAATTACATTGCAGTTCCTTTATCAAAATTAACAAATCTTCTAAAAACATCTTCAAAAAATATGGAAGAAAAATGCGATTATTTGACTAAAATGAGTGAAAATGTAGGAAGCTCTTCAAAAAGCCAAGCAAACTCAATTCAAGAAACCGCTGCTGCCATTGAAGAAGTAACAAGTATGATTGCAAGGACATCTACTTTGACAAATAATTCAGAGAATTTATCTAAAACAATTAGCGAACAAACTGTTGCAGGAAATGAAGCCGTTAAAGAAATGGTTGCTTCAATGGCAGCTATCCAGGAAGCAAGTCAAAAGCTATCCGAAATTGAAGAAATTATCATTCAAATTGAAAATAAAGCTATGGTAATTAATGATATTGTTTCAAAAACCGAATTGCTTTCATTAAATGCCTCCATTGAATCCGCAAGGGCGGGTGAATATGGAAAAGGGTTTGCAGTGGTAGCAGAAGAAGTTGGAAACCTAGCAAAAACGAGTGGAAAATCTTCAAATGAAATAAGAGAATTATTGGATAAAAGTAGAGTAAATGTAAAAAACATTTTGGAATTAACTGTTTCACGAGTTTCTGAAGGACAAAATAAAACACATGAAGTTTCAAATATATTTAGTAAAATTATTACAGATGTAAATGAAATTCAAACTCAAATGACACAAATTACAGAAGCTACAAAAGAACAAGAAATCGGTGTAAAACATATTTCAAATGCTATGTCTAAAATAGATGTTTCAGCAATAAAAAACTTAGAAAGCGCAGAAAAATCAATTGAAGCTTCAAAAGATATTCTTGATATTAGCAAAGATTTAAAAGAAATCACATTTAAAACAGAAAATATCGTTTATGGAGTTAAAATTGCTTAA
- the infC gene encoding translation initiation factor IF-3 produces MRPMGNQQTRNPAQDGPRINDRIKATEVRLISDTGEQVGVLPIREALSRAEELGLDLVEVSPDAKPPVCRLIDYGKFKYQQSKKAQEAKKKQVVIEVKEINLTPNTDKHDIETKQNHIKRWIAEKARVRVGVKFRGREMSHIDLGYKALQELMTGLEEIVIQESSPRMEGRRLVVTLLPKSEKV; encoded by the coding sequence ATGCGTCCAATGGGAAACCAACAAACTCGTAACCCCGCACAAGATGGTCCAAGAATTAATGATCGCATCAAAGCAACTGAGGTTCGTCTTATTTCCGATACTGGCGAACAAGTAGGAGTATTACCCATCCGTGAAGCTCTTTCTAGAGCAGAAGAGTTAGGGCTCGACTTAGTTGAAGTTTCACCTGACGCAAAACCTCCTGTGTGTCGTCTTATTGACTACGGCAAGTTCAAATATCAGCAAAGCAAAAAAGCTCAAGAAGCTAAGAAAAAACAAGTTGTTATTGAAGTTAAAGAAATCAATTTAACCCCAAATACAGACAAACATGACATTGAGACAAAACAAAATCATATTAAAAGATGGATTGCCGAAAAAGCTCGTGTTCGTGTTGGAGTTAAATTTAGAGGGCGTGAAATGTCGCACATTGATTTAGGGTACAAAGCACTTCAAGAACTTATGACTGGTTTAGAAGAAATTGTTATTCAGGAGTCATCACCACGCATGGAAGGACGTAGATTGGTCGTCACCCTTCTTCCAAAAAGCGAAAAAGTATGA
- a CDS encoding S10 family peptidase, protein MFLFYNLKKILLFITIFLNFFFLTTACSKNKDKKNSDNILNTKIESGYIEVSKGNNLFYYLVKSKKEKAPLIIHFSGGPGASSMAPAFNSYGPFLINEPFSHDLDYKLKINPYSWNQFSNVVFLEQTRYVGYSYGTGSYVTSLNTSGKEFISWIIEFYKKYPEFQSRPLYLSGESAGGEFIAQFSHQIIEYNKLNKDNKIPLTGLFAQSAVIGNADETPATSKLFFLCNEGFLSKESCTIDKAGSVKNIMNDCIQKISKKQGIPIEKVKIKDISNEVDSEKGDLKKVCSQYENEIKFHALKTKKFIVPNDPIYPIELRNQLIHMPILSFIFTANSQISKHFNYSPNPYNMKKNCQQSNFFPPWCYDGYKLSHFFNDPEIKNWIGNGKIPKNLEWKFASFPINLVLSSFDEEYRNTDLYYSEALKNNIKVFIVNAKNDYDVNYVSAQAIVSKISLNAFGKDIFNSFPASSNEFEKQYVISNDKKQEVAEFKTFKNLMFIQINNSGHMVGFDQPESVFQITKNILGVK, encoded by the coding sequence ATGTTTCTTTTTTATAATCTAAAAAAAATACTCCTATTTATAACAATTTTTCTAAATTTTTTCTTTTTAACAACTGCATGTAGTAAGAACAAAGATAAAAAAAATTCAGATAATATTTTAAATACAAAAATAGAATCTGGATATATTGAAGTATCAAAAGGAAATAATTTATTTTATTATTTAGTAAAATCAAAAAAAGAAAAAGCACCATTAATTATTCACTTTTCTGGCGGCCCGGGCGCATCTTCCATGGCCCCTGCTTTTAACTCTTATGGGCCATTTCTTATAAATGAACCATTTAGTCATGATTTAGATTATAAACTAAAAATAAATCCTTATTCTTGGAATCAGTTTTCAAATGTTGTTTTTTTAGAACAAACTCGTTATGTGGGTTATTCCTATGGAACGGGTAGTTATGTTACTTCATTAAATACTTCTGGAAAAGAATTTATTTCTTGGATAATAGAGTTTTATAAAAAATATCCTGAATTTCAAAGTCGCCCTCTTTATTTATCAGGAGAATCTGCAGGTGGTGAGTTTATTGCGCAATTTTCTCATCAAATAATAGAATATAATAAATTAAATAAAGATAATAAAATTCCTCTAACAGGTCTTTTTGCACAATCAGCTGTCATTGGAAACGCGGATGAAACTCCAGCAACATCTAAATTGTTTTTTCTTTGTAATGAAGGCTTTTTATCAAAAGAATCGTGCACGATAGACAAAGCTGGAAGTGTAAAAAATATTATGAATGATTGTATTCAAAAAATTTCAAAAAAACAGGGAATCCCAATTGAAAAAGTTAAAATTAAAGATATTTCCAATGAAGTTGATTCAGAAAAAGGAGATCTTAAAAAGGTTTGTTCACAATATGAAAATGAAATAAAATTTCATGCATTAAAAACCAAAAAGTTTATAGTTCCAAATGATCCTATTTACCCTATTGAATTAAGAAATCAATTAATCCATATGCCCATTTTATCTTTTATATTTACTGCAAATTCACAGATAAGTAAACATTTTAATTATTCTCCAAATCCTTATAATATGAAAAAAAATTGCCAACAAAGCAATTTCTTTCCTCCGTGGTGTTACGATGGTTATAAATTATCTCACTTTTTTAATGACCCAGAAATTAAAAATTGGATAGGAAATGGAAAGATTCCAAAAAACTTAGAGTGGAAATTTGCTAGTTTTCCAATAAATCTTGTCCTATCTTCCTTTGATGAAGAGTATAGAAATACCGATTTATATTATTCAGAAGCTTTAAAAAATAATATTAAAGTATTTATAGTAAATGCCAAAAATGATTATGATGTGAATTACGTTTCTGCTCAGGCAATTGTAAGCAAAATTTCTTTAAATGCCTTCGGAAAAGATATTTTTAACTCATTTCCTGCAAGTTCTAATGAATTCGAAAAACAATATGTGATATCAAATGACAAGAAACAAGAAGTGGCTGAATTTAAAACTTTTAAAAATTTGATGTTTATTCAAATAAACAATTCGGGTCATATGGTTGGATTTGACCAACCTGAATCCGTATTTCAAATTACTAAAAATATTTTAGGTGTAAAATGA
- a CDS encoding tetratricopeptide repeat protein, whose product MKPHKEPILEKKLVILLIENSVELRAFFSGAIKKSLNFNVLTAGTANDARQILMDNYESINFILFNWISPNIAGSIFAQNIRKNFKYDHIELITFSQNLSDEDSFLFSELDIHYTIPKIINGAQLIKKLEEIRSDYHLLNPVLKKINELKHYVNVEDLENCEEIIKDEKILHKIQNNHKYLYIYGEILILRKDYDNAIKYFEDLLKDRSKLNGIETLKTMSTLGKAYCLAGRNKEALMIFEKLESKSPKNLNHKLMAGEALLGLNEHYKAESKFHEILEKNPKDKGALTGMVKSNSISGKYDVAKSFFHQIEGEFESKSLASYFNNRGVMLVKETKLSEAISFYKNALYFFKKYKGHISFNLGMAYYRSNKIEEAAEYFNETLNSSDYELLSDKTLLKIFKTEGMQKFIEKFKKSNTDKIDE is encoded by the coding sequence ATGAAGCCTCACAAAGAGCCCATTTTAGAAAAAAAACTTGTAATATTACTAATAGAAAATTCAGTAGAATTAAGGGCATTTTTTTCTGGGGCTATTAAAAAAAGTCTCAATTTTAATGTTTTAACAGCGGGCACAGCAAACGATGCAAGACAAATATTAATGGATAATTATGAAAGCATAAATTTTATTCTATTTAATTGGATTTCACCTAATATTGCAGGCTCTATTTTTGCTCAAAATATTAGAAAAAATTTTAAATATGATCACATTGAATTAATTACATTTTCCCAGAACTTAAGCGATGAAGATTCTTTTTTATTTTCTGAGCTTGACATTCATTATACAATACCAAAAATTATTAATGGCGCCCAGTTAATAAAAAAACTTGAAGAAATTCGTTCAGACTATCATTTACTAAATCCGGTTTTAAAAAAAATAAATGAACTAAAGCATTATGTAAACGTTGAGGATCTTGAAAATTGTGAAGAAATAATAAAAGATGAAAAAATTCTTCACAAGATACAAAACAATCATAAATACCTATATATATATGGAGAAATATTAATACTAAGAAAAGATTATGATAATGCTATTAAATATTTTGAAGATCTTCTAAAAGATAGATCAAAACTAAACGGAATAGAAACTCTTAAAACGATGAGTACTTTAGGCAAAGCTTACTGCCTAGCTGGACGAAATAAAGAAGCATTAATGATATTTGAAAAACTTGAGTCAAAAAGCCCTAAAAATTTAAATCATAAATTAATGGCTGGAGAAGCACTATTAGGGCTTAATGAACATTATAAAGCCGAATCAAAATTTCATGAAATCCTAGAAAAAAATCCAAAAGATAAGGGAGCTTTGACTGGAATGGTAAAATCAAATTCTATTTCAGGTAAATACGATGTTGCTAAATCTTTTTTTCACCAGATTGAGGGTGAGTTTGAAAGCAAGTCTCTTGCTAGTTACTTTAATAATAGAGGGGTAATGCTAGTAAAGGAAACTAAATTATCTGAAGCAATTTCATTTTACAAAAATGCTCTTTATTTTTTTAAAAAATATAAGGGACATATTAGTTTTAACTTAGGTATGGCTTATTATAGATCTAATAAAATTGAAGAAGCGGCTGAATATTTTAACGAAACATTAAACTCCTCTGATTATGAACTATTATCCGATAAAACTTTGCTTAAAATATTTAAAACAGAAGGCATGCAAAAATTTATTGAAAAATTTAAAAAATCCAATACAGATAAAATTGATGAATAG
- a CDS encoding tetratricopeptide repeat protein, with translation MKLQKETKLEKKLAVLLIESTVEQRTFFAAAIRSSENFSVITCGNFKDAFEILINDHENINFILFNWSSSGISGNIFAQKIRSNYKYDHIELITFAQNMSDEDAYLLSELDIHYKIPKIINGNQLIKKLEEIRSDYHLINPILKKINELKHYIHMENLEKCEEILKDEKILHKIKTNHKYLYLKGEILILREKYNEAINYFHELLKENHKMNNIETLKTLSTMGKAYCLAGRHKEALMIFQKLEAKSPKNLNHKLMTGDAYLGLEESYEAETKYHEVLDKSPKHKGALTGMVKANAIAGKFDVAKSFFDQIEGEFESRSLASYFNNRGVILIKENKVTEAIAFYKNALPFFKKYRGQIHFNIGMAFARCNKMNEAAKYFNEALNSDGSEFIEDKTLIKIFKEYGVEKFIENFKILNPIAMENLNRDECENGFQTSGFDAKKD, from the coding sequence ATGAAGCTCCAAAAAGAAACGAAATTAGAAAAAAAACTTGCTGTCTTACTAATAGAAAGTACTGTAGAGCAAAGAACTTTTTTTGCTGCCGCAATAAGATCTAGCGAAAATTTTAGTGTCATAACATGCGGTAATTTTAAAGATGCATTTGAAATTCTTATAAATGATCATGAAAATATAAATTTTATATTATTTAATTGGTCATCATCAGGTATTTCAGGGAATATCTTTGCACAAAAAATAAGAAGTAATTATAAATATGATCATATAGAACTTATTACTTTTGCTCAGAACATGAGCGATGAAGATGCTTATTTATTATCAGAGTTAGATATTCATTATAAAATCCCAAAAATTATCAATGGCAATCAACTCATTAAAAAACTAGAAGAAATTCGTTCTGATTATCATTTAATCAACCCTATTTTAAAAAAAATAAATGAACTTAAACATTATATTCATATGGAAAATCTTGAAAAATGTGAAGAAATTCTAAAAGATGAAAAAATATTACATAAAATAAAAACAAATCACAAGTATCTTTATTTAAAGGGTGAAATTTTAATTTTAAGAGAAAAATATAATGAAGCTATAAATTATTTTCATGAACTTTTAAAAGAAAATCACAAAATGAATAATATAGAGACATTAAAGACTCTAAGTACTATGGGAAAAGCTTACTGTTTAGCAGGAAGGCATAAAGAAGCATTAATGATTTTTCAAAAATTAGAAGCAAAAAGTCCTAAAAATCTCAATCATAAGTTAATGACAGGTGATGCTTATTTAGGGCTTGAAGAAAGTTATGAAGCAGAAACAAAGTATCATGAAGTTTTGGATAAAAGTCCAAAACACAAAGGTGCTCTAACAGGAATGGTTAAAGCTAATGCAATTGCTGGTAAATTTGATGTTGCAAAATCATTTTTTGATCAAATAGAAGGTGAGTTTGAAAGTAGATCTTTAGCAAGTTACTTTAATAATAGAGGTGTTATTCTAATAAAAGAAAACAAAGTAACTGAAGCGATTGCTTTTTATAAAAATGCATTACCTTTTTTTAAAAAATATAGAGGCCAAATACATTTTAATATTGGAATGGCTTTTGCTAGATGTAATAAAATGAATGAAGCGGCAAAATACTTCAATGAAGCTCTAAATTCAGACGGAAGTGAGTTCATTGAAGATAAAACGTTAATTAAGATTTTTAAAGAATATGGGGTTGAGAAGTTTATTGAAAATTTTAAAATATTAAATCCTATCGCTATGGAAAATTTAAATAGGGATGAATGCGAAAATGGATTTCAAACTTCTGGATTCGATGCTAAAAAAGATTGA
- a CDS encoding FecR family protein — protein sequence MLKNKSIIKIILIFILTSFNILKAFSQEEEVGKIDNIIGKAEVFKGKETVELKKGDLVHPSDTIRTKENALVKIIFFDGADIILYENSELNIKEYKVDLESDQKSLKSIFENIKGKIRFFVKPDKNINNDVKYKTSNAVMGVRGTGGFIVAPENATETQLVVTTGKVELSNPSTPEVVQEVKENQWGKIEGDKPPPPPEPVTPELIAALKVTLPEGFDNPQPAVDEEKEEENESKSSTPDPIVPVEGKNEESEYFRIGPMASFGFFQFFSIGAEARLFHFLGISASYGGISNFNLKNYPSLEDRINHNNNNTPIQDTSGNIQHLEGRVVIYPFFGSLFIGTAFGFRHLQATVDGCEYISQFGNDNSCVPLRAHLTVDTVYFAPQIGWMAVFDNGFTLGTELGVQIPVTSGNENFWSEILTTDQKQYSLVANSYAYQDFQRQIRDNFGDYFRSKTLPFWNIIKIGWMF from the coding sequence TTGCTTAAAAATAAAAGCATAATTAAAATAATTTTAATTTTTATTTTAACGTCTTTTAATATATTAAAGGCTTTTTCCCAAGAGGAAGAAGTTGGAAAAATTGACAATATTATTGGAAAAGCAGAAGTTTTTAAAGGTAAAGAAACAGTAGAATTAAAAAAAGGAGATCTTGTTCATCCTTCTGATACAATAAGAACAAAAGAAAATGCCCTTGTCAAAATTATATTTTTTGATGGAGCAGATATCATTTTATATGAAAATTCAGAATTAAATATAAAAGAATATAAAGTTGATTTAGAATCGGATCAAAAAAGTTTAAAAAGTATTTTTGAAAATATAAAAGGAAAAATTAGATTTTTTGTAAAACCAGATAAAAATATCAATAATGATGTTAAATATAAAACTTCAAATGCCGTAATGGGTGTTCGAGGTACAGGCGGATTTATTGTAGCCCCAGAAAATGCAACAGAAACTCAATTGGTAGTAACTACTGGAAAAGTAGAACTGAGCAATCCTTCAACCCCCGAAGTTGTGCAAGAAGTAAAAGAGAATCAATGGGGAAAAATAGAAGGTGACAAACCGCCTCCACCACCTGAACCTGTTACTCCTGAATTAATAGCAGCCTTAAAAGTTACTTTACCAGAAGGTTTTGATAATCCTCAACCAGCAGTTGATGAGGAAAAAGAAGAAGAAAATGAATCTAAATCATCTACTCCAGATCCTATTGTTCCTGTTGAAGGAAAAAATGAAGAAAGCGAATATTTTCGAATAGGCCCCATGGCTAGTTTTGGATTTTTTCAGTTTTTTTCAATTGGAGCAGAAGCACGTCTCTTTCATTTTTTAGGAATAAGTGCAAGTTATGGTGGAATTAGCAATTTTAATTTAAAAAATTATCCCAGTTTAGAGGATAGAATAAATCACAATAATAATAACACTCCAATTCAAGACACTTCTGGAAATATCCAACATTTAGAAGGGAGAGTCGTTATTTATCCCTTTTTCGGTTCACTATTTATAGGCACAGCATTTGGCTTTAGACATTTACAAGCAACTGTTGATGGATGTGAATATATTAGCCAGTTTGGTAATGACAACTCTTGTGTTCCTTTAAGAGCACATTTAACAGTAGATACTGTTTATTTTGCGCCTCAAATTGGTTGGATGGCTGTTTTTGACAACGGCTTTACACTAGGAACGGAACTTGGAGTTCAAATCCCTGTGACTTCAGGAAATGAAAATTTTTGGAGTGAAATTTTAACGACAGACCAAAAACAATATTCTCTTGTAGCAAACTCTTATGCTTACCAAGACTTTCAAAGACAAATAAGAGATAATTTTGGTGATTATTTTAGATCTAAAACACTTCCATTTTGGAATATTATAAAAATTGGCTGGATGTTTTAA
- a CDS encoding bifunctional 2',3'-cyclic-nucleotide 2'-phosphodiesterase/3'-nucleotidase, whose product MTSPPNCYQLAILETSDLHCYIVPYDYYNDKKSEVFGLAKTATLIKKFQKIYKNNILVDNGDLIQGNALSDYVSRYKPLEKDKNHPIFKVMNYLNYDIATVGNHDFNYGLEFLKRVTNQAKFPYICSNIYLFDENKENNMGESLYPESYIIEKKFEDNASIKIGFIGVAPPQILIWDKHILDNKIIIKDIVESSKKQAIQLKKNGADLVIALAHSGILPLKYIKNTENAVYELTKIKQIDAVFSGHAHNIFPGGKVFQNLDKYKIDNTIGKINNIPVVMPGALGSHLGIIRFNLEKKKNVWKINQSFSEIHSVKDVEPDSKVISLVEEENKNVLNYIRSYVGKSNIHFYSWFSSLGNSYTSQFIQKTAIEFASNKFKNTKWENLPFLCSFAPLNTGTHGSSFINIPKGPLAIKDISNLYPYDNEIKVLLVNGEQIKDWLEFSAQTFNQINVTSSEEIFLLNPLFPTFNFDCIFGITYEIDLTKPLGNRILNIQFNKRKIKPKQLFGVVTNNYRAAGGGNFPNINKFKTILDSTELYRNILIEKVKNTKVIDFTLEENWKILPIITPNKQTVYFESSLDSIPYHPPFLVLHSKDESLKKAKYRIDVTKF is encoded by the coding sequence ATGACATCTCCCCCCAATTGTTATCAATTGGCGATTTTGGAAACTTCTGACTTGCATTGTTATATCGTTCCTTACGATTACTACAATGACAAAAAGTCAGAGGTTTTTGGGTTAGCTAAAACAGCTACCTTAATAAAAAAATTTCAAAAAATTTATAAAAATAATATTTTGGTTGATAATGGGGATTTAATCCAAGGCAATGCCTTATCAGATTATGTTAGCAGATATAAGCCGCTCGAAAAAGATAAAAATCATCCCATATTTAAAGTTATGAATTATTTAAATTATGATATCGCAACGGTTGGAAATCATGATTTTAATTATGGGCTCGAATTTTTAAAAAGAGTAACAAATCAAGCAAAGTTTCCATATATTTGTTCAAATATTTATTTATTTGATGAAAACAAAGAAAATAATATGGGAGAGTCATTATATCCTGAAAGTTATATCATTGAAAAAAAATTTGAGGATAATGCATCCATTAAAATTGGATTTATTGGAGTTGCACCACCTCAAATTTTAATTTGGGATAAACATATTCTCGATAATAAAATCATTATAAAAGATATTGTTGAATCTTCAAAAAAACAAGCTATTCAATTAAAAAAAAATGGCGCCGATCTTGTTATAGCTCTTGCACATAGTGGAATTTTGCCGCTTAAATATATAAAAAACACTGAGAATGCCGTTTATGAATTAACAAAAATCAAACAAATTGATGCTGTTTTTTCTGGTCATGCTCATAATATTTTCCCAGGCGGAAAAGTTTTTCAAAATCTTGATAAATATAAAATAGATAATACTATTGGAAAAATAAATAATATTCCTGTCGTTATGCCTGGCGCTCTTGGAAGCCATTTAGGAATAATACGTTTTAATTTAGAAAAGAAAAAAAATGTTTGGAAAATCAATCAAAGTTTTTCTGAAATACATAGCGTCAAAGATGTTGAACCCGATTCAAAAGTAATTTCACTAGTTGAAGAAGAAAATAAAAATGTTTTAAATTACATACGCTCTTACGTTGGCAAAAGTAATATTCATTTTTATTCTTGGTTTTCTTCATTAGGAAACTCTTATACTTCGCAATTTATTCAAAAGACAGCCATAGAATTTGCCTCAAATAAATTTAAGAATACTAAATGGGAAAACCTCCCATTTTTATGCTCCTTTGCACCTTTAAATACCGGAACACATGGAAGTTCTTTTATTAATATTCCTAAAGGCCCATTAGCAATTAAAGATATCTCAAATTTATACCCCTATGATAATGAAATAAAAGTTTTACTTGTTAATGGTGAACAAATAAAAGACTGGCTTGAATTTTCTGCTCAAACTTTTAACCAAATTAATGTTACCTCTAGCGAAGAAATTTTTTTATTAAATCCTTTATTTCCAACATTTAACTTTGACTGTATTTTTGGAATTACTTATGAGATAGATTTAACAAAACCATTGGGTAATCGTATTTTAAATATTCAATTTAATAAAAGAAAAATCAAACCAAAACAATTATTTGGTGTTGTAACAAATAACTATCGTGCAGCTGGTGGTGGCAACTTTCCCAATATAAATAAATTTAAAACAATTTTAGATAGCACTGAATTATATAGAAATATTTTAATTGAAAAAGTAAAAAATACAAAAGTAATCGATTTCACACTCGAAGAAAATTGGAAAATTTTACCAATAATTACTCCAAATAAACAAACCGTTTATTTTGAAAGTTCTTTAGATTCAATTCCATATCATCCTCCCTTTTTAGTTTTACACTCCAAAGATGAATCTCTTAAAAAAGCAAAATACCGTATCGATGTGACAAAATTTTGA
- a CDS encoding sensor domain-containing diguanylate cyclase produces the protein MENQNVLDSRLIEKFEIHRDFTRVFLDAFVLINKEHKVLKFNAAFCQIVELRSIDIRRIDNLKEMLLTSLPGSDKSAIDQLLESNSPTRIDEVPAVNVTNRKNLTLIISSYPYYESDGKMLGACLLLRDVTAETNLQSKYKDKSIQSITDPLTGLYTRRYFEEQIDKEFERCKTGNVPPRLSVIMFDLDKFKTVNDTYGHQAGDFVLAETARILKTHSRRSDVLGRYGGEELLVLIFETSERGAAVAAEKFRLAIQNNEYVFNGTRIPVTTSVGVTLIKSVEDSKESAVKRADECLYHAKENGRNIVYVDFGSGQIPVQSFLASNPEV, from the coding sequence TTGGAGAATCAAAACGTACTCGACTCAAGATTAATTGAAAAATTTGAAATACATCGTGATTTTACACGTGTATTTCTAGATGCGTTTGTTTTAATTAACAAAGAGCATAAAGTTTTAAAATTTAATGCGGCTTTTTGTCAAATTGTTGAATTGAGATCGATAGATATAAGAAGAATTGATAATTTAAAAGAAATGCTTTTAACCTCGTTACCGGGTAGTGATAAAAGCGCCATAGATCAATTGCTTGAATCGAACTCACCTACTCGTATCGACGAAGTGCCAGCAGTTAATGTAACAAATAGAAAAAATCTGACTCTAATTATTAGCAGTTATCCGTATTATGAATCGGATGGAAAAATGCTTGGTGCTTGTTTGTTATTAAGAGATGTTACTGCAGAAACAAACTTACAGTCTAAGTATAAAGACAAATCTATTCAGTCTATTACAGATCCGTTAACGGGTTTATATACGCGCCGTTACTTTGAAGAGCAAATTGATAAAGAATTTGAGCGTTGTAAGACAGGAAATGTACCGCCTAGGCTTTCCGTTATTATGTTTGACTTAGATAAATTTAAAACGGTGAATGATACTTATGGTCACCAAGCTGGTGACTTTGTTCTTGCTGAGACGGCACGTATTCTTAAGACACACAGTCGGCGTTCTGATGTTTTAGGGCGTTACGGTGGTGAAGAGTTGCTCGTTTTAATTTTTGAAACCTCTGAAAGAGGGGCTGCTGTTGCAGCAGAAAAGTTTAGACTTGCGATACAAAATAATGAATATGTATTTAATGGAACACGAATTCCTGTTACGACAAGCGTTGGTGTTACTTTGATAAAATCCGTTGAAGATTCTAAAGAGAGTGCTGTAAAGAGAGCGGATGAATGTTTGTATCATGCCAAAGAAAATGGAAGAAATATAGTTTATGTTGATTTTGGTTCGGGACAAATTCCAGTTCAATCTTTTTTAGCATCGAATCCAGAAGTTTGA